The DNA region gtgtattacttcttttttttaaacaaattgagACATATTGTTCTTAGTTTACTAtgtaattatcttttttgtttccCTTACAATGCAATAAAGCCCCTCTGAGCTTATTTTTTGTGAAAAGAATCTTAAATTCTAGGGATCAATCGGGAAACTTGAAAGACAGTCGAATGTTTAAGAATGCTGCAGAGGCATCTCCGTTTAGAATATTTTTTCATGAAGCTTGTGTATTAGCAGATTATATTTACCTTTAAGAAACGTTGAACTCAAGTTTCCTTCTTTTCCAAATCTTCTCTGTAACCATAACGacgataaaaaaaaaggaaaaaggttaCCTCCAATGATCTTATATTGGATAGATCACAGGATCAGTGATGATGATGACATTATACCTGGACGCCTATAAGTATTGTACATGTGAAGAAAGATGCCTACCAGTAAAGTATTTACTCGTAATATTCTGGTCGCTTTGGATTTCTgccctttttattttaaatttcacaattttagaAAGGTTTCCTGGTTAATATGAACAAGGACGAAATGCTGTCAACGCCCACTAACACAGCGCGAGTGAGGCGAATAAATCTGGGGTGAAGCTATGTAGAATCTCTAATAAGAAAGCAATACGTGTCCTACAAAAATATATAGGCCAAAATACTTGTTTCCAAGGAGGggtaataaattttcaaaatcttattcccaaactttaaaaaattttaaatatttatttataaataaatttttaataaaaatctctattaaaattataaataaaattattatttaataaaaatatttaaaaaaattaaaattttatcatatttctcttttttaatttaaaaaatcataattttttttttaattttctttcaaaaatttaaaaaatagttattttttttttaagttttttttttcctcttatgATTTACTCTTTTTGATAATCAACCTAATTTTGTCTAACCAAGGATGGAAGAAGGAGGTATTAGTTAAGAAAGAAAGAGGGAAGGTCGATTGacaattggaaaaaaattagttgttgaagaggagaaaaaatggtagaaaaaaattattacttttcaaaatttgaaagaaatttagaaaaaaaattatgagattttaatattgaggagagaaaatatgattaaaaaattagtttttaaattttttttaaataactattttatttttaattttaattgagatttaaaaaaaatatttatagataattgtatgaatttttaaaaatttaaagaaaaggGTTGGTGATGTACCTAAGTGGGAACAAGTTTTTtgaccaaatatatatataaaaataataggtCAAGTCTATCCACCAATATTGCAAACCGCGTTTACATAGACCCCTAGAAGCATCGCAGAGGGTTACCTTACCTAGATACCgtctacatatatattttaaattaattaattaaatttaaagaaagaagaaacagTAATAGCCAGGAACAACCAACAAGATGGATGAAgtaaaattcttataattaataagtgAATGGCAATAATGACTGTTCTCCTTTTTCATCATTCCACCTAATCTCTCCCAAAGCTTTGCTTCTTTTTTAAACTCCATTCATCTCTTCTCCTAAACCGTTTGATGTTCATCATTTGACTCTAAACAATTTCGACGGTgactttctcttttctctcccAGAGCGTCTCTTTACACACattcatttcatcttttcttgTTTCTCGTCAAATTCTTTGTTCTCTCTTAAATCAAATTCTCCATTTTGTTCAATAAATCTTTGTGTTTTTAGATGTAGAACATACCCATCAAAGAAATAAGCCAGAAGGTTGATAATTTTTTGCTTGTTTGTTGTGTGAATGGAATTGGAGAGCATTGAATGTGTGCCATCCTCGGATTTGACTGATGAGGATGAGAtccatcaccatcatcatcagtTTCCTGCAAGTACAAAGCCTCATATTAATACCAACAATAATAACTCCAGTGTCTCTTCAGTTATTCATCCAGGCACCACCAGTGTCCATGAACTTCTTGAATGTCCAGTTTGTACTAATTCAATGTATCCTCCGATTCATCAGGTTTTTTCTTTGCTTCATGGGTTTTATTCTTAGTGAATTCGTtatcatttttaacttttttttttcatgttttgattGTAATTATTGTGTTTGTATGATTGTTTCGTTGTGCTTGGTAGCAGTTttatcatttatcattgtgGTCAGATTTAGTCATTTCCTTTgacttattttgaattttggtcTTGAATCAGTTCTAGTAATTTGGTGTTAGAATTAGCTGAAAATTCGTAGTATTGCTAGAGGATTTTAGTTTGGTTGACTGATCTGTGTTagattttatgtattttgttgGTGGAATATTTTGGGGTCGTGATGGTACATTCATTGAGCGGAAcatattcattgaaaaaaagCATTACTggctttttttatttattttttctagttaagtgttttgattttcaatttctgAAAGTGGTGGTATTAGAATTACACGGGGTAAAGAGTGAATGGGATATGCCTGCTTctggtatatataaataatattggctCTGGCCTATTTTTTAGTCTCTTTGTGATCCAGTCAGAACTTTTTAGTGAAGTCTTATCCTCTAATTATCAATCTGAAAGGGAGTTTTGTAGGAAGAATATGGAAGATTGTAGTGGACTAGCTTTATGACATTGTAAAGCTGAAAGAAAGCCAGACTGGTTCTCTCCAAGTTAAATTTTCCATACTAGTAATAAGAAATGACAAGCCCCTAGCAGTCATAGAATATAGTTAGGTCAGAATATCTGCTCAGGTGTATTATTGCTAATTAGCAACCATAACAAAAGGGCAATTGTGAGGTGGTGCTGAGTACAACTGACACAAGAAATCTTCAGGGAATGAGAAATTATGTGGATAGTAGAGCATGAGGAATGTAGCCATTTACTTGGTACATATTATGGAATCATGTTAAACTCTACAAAATGTTGAAGTTATTAAGGTGCACATAGAAGTAGTTATTTAGATTCTTCCTAATCGTGACAACATTTTGTTGTTGTTCCCTGGTATATTGGTGAATGTGGGAGGAAGAATGAATTATCGCATGTTCTGTTATTATTTAAAGAAGTAGGGATATTCTATCATTTTGCTATGTGTAGTTTCATATCTTATTTAGGTTGTGGATTATTTCCTTTTTGTGTTGGTAATTTCTTTAGGTCGTGCATGAGATACCATGGGTTTTGGGATCGTTTTGTTATCCTCTTTCATCTTTCTTAGACTGGATAAGCCCCTTCTGTTGCAATGTCTTAAAACTAACAGGAGCATAGCCATgctatttgttttatttacatCACTCTACTTGGCTACCTGGCTTATGTAATATGCTTTCATATTTGTACATGCTATGAGTTAAGTGGCAACATCCATGGGTTGTGTGTAGGCATTCTTGTAAGTCTCTATAACTTTCAATACAGAAACTTTGAGATCATGCCACTATATAAAAGTTTGGCTGATTTTTTTTTGCCCTATTCTCCTACTTCTCCAGTGCCATAATGGGCATACACTCTGTTCAACATGTAAAACAAGGGTACACAACCGTTGCCCCACTTGTAGACAGGAGCTTGGTGATATAAGGTGTCTAGCTCTAGAGAAGGTTGCTGAATCGCTTGAACTGCCTTGCAAGTATATGTCTCTTGGATGCCCAGAGATTTTCCCTTATTATAGTAAACTCAGACATGAGGCTGTGTGCAACTTGAGGCCATACAACTGTCCATATGCTGGATCAGAGTGCTCAGTTGTTGGGGATATACCATTCCTCGTTGC from Mangifera indica cultivar Alphonso chromosome 8, CATAS_Mindica_2.1, whole genome shotgun sequence includes:
- the LOC123223600 gene encoding E3 ubiquitin-protein ligase SINAT3-like, translating into MELESIECVPSSDLTDEDEIHHHHHQFPASTKPHINTNNNNSSVSSVIHPGTTSVHELLECPVCTNSMYPPIHQCHNGHTLCSTCKTRVHNRCPTCRQELGDIRCLALEKVAESLELPCKYMSLGCPEIFPYYSKLRHEAVCNLRPYNCPYAGSECSVVGDIPFLVAHLRDDHKVDMHSGCTFNHRYVKSNPREVENATWMLTVFYCFGQYFCLHFEAFQLGMAPVYMAFLRFMGDETDARNYSYSLEVGGNGRKLIWEGTPRSIRDSHKKVRDSHDGLIIQRNMALFFSGGDRKELKLRVTGRIWKEQQHPEGGACIPNLCSYG